The Girardinichthys multiradiatus isolate DD_20200921_A chromosome Y, DD_fGirMul_XY1, whole genome shotgun sequence genome has a window encoding:
- the LOC124864309 gene encoding heme oxygenase-like — METLKSARKDDSGEAGRDLSEQIKAATKENHIRAENTELMLSYQKGQITLPQYKVLLCSLYEIYKALEEELDRNSSHPAVAPIYFPQELSRLESLERDLEYFFGQDWKKRVIVPAATHRYEQRLRKIGKDNPELLVAHAYTRYLGDLSGGQVLGKITQKSLGLSSKEGLSFFSFPGVSSPNRFKQLYRSRMNSVELTEEEKAVVLEEAVAAFELNIRVFDDLQKMLSITTETDISKRSLAATRVPVSPILQFTIGLCVALATIGAGMYAL; from the exons ATGGAGACCTTGAAGAGTGCAAGGAAAGATGACTCGGGTGAAGCTGGCCG CGACTTATCCGAGCAAATCAAAGCCGCCACTAAGGAAAACCATATCAGAGCTGAAAATACAGAGCTGATGCTCAGTTACCAGAAGGGACAGATTACTCTGCCACAATACAAG GTCCTGCTGTGCTCCCTTTATGAGATCTACAAAGCTCTAGAAGAAGAGCTGGACAGAAATTCCTCTCATCCAGCTGTGGCGCCTATTTACTTCCCTCAGGAACTTTCCCGCTTGGAATCTCTGGAAAGAGATCTGGAGTATTTCTTTGGCCAGGACTGGAAGAAGAGAGTGATTGTCCCTGCAGCCACACACAGATATGAACAGAGACTGAGAAAG ATTGGCAAAGACAACCCTGAGCTACTCGTTGCCCACGCCTACACCCGCTACCTCGGCGATCTGTCAGGCGGACAAGTATTGGGAAAAATCACTCAGAAATCTCTGGGGTTGAGCAGCAAAGAGGGGCTGTCGTTCTTCTCCTTCCCCGGCGTGAGCAGCCCCAACCGTTTCAAGCAGCTGTACAGGAGCCGGATGAACAGCGTGGAGCTGACCGAGGAGGAGAAGGCGGTCGTTCTGGAGGAGGCCGTGGCAGCGTTTGAGCTGAACATCCGG GTTTTTGATGACTTACAGAAAATGCTGAGCATCACAACAGAAACGGACATATCAAAAAGGAGCTTGGCAGCTACCAGGGTCCCAGTGTCACCCATCCTGCAATTCACCATAGGACTGTGTGTTGCCCTGGCAACTATAGGAGCTGGAATGTATGCACTGTAG
- the LOC124864310 gene encoding heme oxygenase-like — protein sequence MADHSNKSLTGSPRQPFPQKLSRLESLERDLEYFFGQDWKKRVIVPAATHRYEQRLRKIGKDNPELLVAHAYTRYLGDLSGGQVLGKITQKSLGLSSKEGLSFFSFPGVSSPNRFKQLYRSRMNSVELTEEEKAVVLEEAVAAFELNIRVFDDLQKMLSITTETDISKRSLAATRVPVSPILQFTIGLCVALATIGAGMYAL from the exons atggcggaccatagcaacaaaagct taaccggctcgcctcgccagcccttcCCTCAGAAACTTTCCCGCTTGGAATCTCTGGAAAGAGATCTGGAGTATTTCTTTGGCCAGGACTGGAAGAAGAGAGTGATTGTCCCTGCAGCCACACACAGATATGAACAGAGACTGAGAAAG ATTGGCAAAGACAACCCTGAGCTACTCGTTGCCCACGCCTACACCCGCTACCTCGGCGATCTGTCAGGCGGACAAGTATTGGGAAAAATCACTCAGAAATCTCTGGGGTTGAGCAGCAAAGAGGGGCTGTCGTTCTTCTCCTTCCCCGGCGTGAGCAGCCCCAACCGTTTCAAGCAGCTGTACAGGAGCCGGATGAACAGCGTGGAGCTGACCGAGGAGGAGAAGGCGGTCGTTCTGGAGGAGGCCGTGGCAGCGTTTGAGCTGAACATCCGG GTTTTTGATGACTTACAGAAAATGCTGAGCATCACAACAGAAACGGACATATCAAAAAGGAGCTTGGCAGCTACCAGGGTCCCAGTGTCACCCATCCTGCAATTCACCATAGGACTGTGTGTTGCCCTGGCAACTATAGGAGCTGGAATGTATGCACTGTAG
- the LOC124864307 gene encoding DNA replication licensing factor mcm5-like — protein MSGFDDPGVYYSDSFGGGDAPGGDEGGQKRIQIKKRFREFLRQFRVGTDRTGFTYKYRDELKRHYTLGEYCVEVEMEDLASFDEDLSDCLYKLPTENLPLLEEAAKEVADEVTRPRPVGEETVQDIQVMLKSDAHHASIRSLKSEQVSRLVKVHGIIISATAVKAKATKVCLQCRGCRNVLNNIPLPPGLQGYALPRKCNSENAARVKCPMDPYFIIPDRCICVDFQTLRLQESPDAVPHGEMPRHLQLYCDRYLCDRVVPGNRVTIVGIYSIKKVAAAKSKAGKEKGIGVGIRSSYLRVVGIQVDTEGAGRGATGSVSPQEEEELRALAASPKIYNSLASSLAPSIYGSDDLKKAITCLLFGGSRKRLPDGLTRRGDINLLMLGDPGTAKSQLLKFVERCAPIGVYTSGKGSSAAGLTASVLRDPTTRGFIMEGGAMVLADGGVVCIDEFDKMREDDRVAIHEAMEQQTISIAKAGITTTLNSRCSVLAAANSVFGRWDDAKGEDNIDFMPTILSRFDMIFIIKDHHDQQRDMTLARHVMNVHLSAQTQTEGVEGEIPLATFKKYIAYGRTKCGPRLSAAAAEKLKNRYVVMRSGAREHERETDKRPSIPITIRQLEAIVRIAESLAKMKLQAVAGEEEVDEALRLFQVSTLDAALSGSLSGVEGFTSQEDQEMISRIEKQLKRRFAIGSQVSEHSIVQDFTKQKYPEHAIYKVLHLMLRRGELQHRMQRKVLYRVK, from the exons ATGTCTGGCTTTGACGACCCCGGAGTGTACTACAGCGACAGCTTCGGAGGTGGAGATGCTCCCGGCGGGGACGAAGGCGGACAGAAGCGCATCCAGATCAAGAAAAGGTTCCGAGAGTTTCTGCGCCAGTTCCGAGTGGGAACCGACCGCACCGGTTTTACATATAAATACAG AGATGAGCTGAAGCGGCATTACACCTTGGGGGAGTACTGCGTGGAGGTGGAGATGGAGGACCTTGCCAGCTTCGATGAAGACTTGTCGGACTGCCTCTACAAGCTGCCCACTGAGAACCTTCCCTTG CTGGAAGAAGCTGCTAAAGAAGTAGCCGATGAGGTGACCCGTCCCCGGCCCGTGGGCGAGGAGACCGTGCAGGACAtccaggtcatgctgaagagTGACGCCCATCATGCTTCCATTCGCAGCCTCAAG TCGGAGCAGGTGTCTCGTCTGGTGAAGGTGCACGGCATCATCATCTCGGCCACAGCAGTCAAGGCGAAAGCCACCAAGGTGTGCCTGCAGTGTCGCGGCTGCCGCAATGTCCTCAACAACATCCCCCTCCCTCCGGGCCTGCAGGGATATGCTCTGCCACGCAAGTGCAACAG CGAGAATGCCGCTAGGGTGAAGTGTCCCATGGACCCCTACTTCATCATCCCGGACCGCTGCATTTGCGTGGACTTCCAGACGCTCCGCCTGCAGGAGTCCCCGGACGCTGTGCCCCATGGAGAGATGCCCCGTCACCTCCAGCTTTACTGTGACAG GTATCTGTGTGACCGTGTGGTGCCCGGCAACAGGGTGACCATCGTGGGGATCTACTCGATCAAAAAGGTGGCAGCTGCGAAGTCCAAAGCAGGCAAAGAGAAGGGTATCGGCGTAGGGATTCGCTCATCCTACCTGCGAGTGGTCGGCATTCAGGTGGATACAGAGGGAGCAG GTCGTGGTGCCACTGGATCGGTGTCTCctcaggaggaagaggagctcCGAGCGCTCGCTGCTTCGCCTAAAATCTACAACTCTCTGGCGAGCTCCTTGGCTCCTTCCATCTACGGCAGCGACGACCTGAAGAAGGCCATCACCTGTCTGCTGTTCGGAGGTTCGAGAAAGAG GCTGCCGGACGGTCTGACTCGTAGGGGCGACATCAATTTGCTGATGCTCGGAGATCCTGGAACAGCCAAGTCTCAGTTGCTGAAGTTCGTGGAGAGATGTGCGCCAATCGGG GTTTATACATCAGGTAAAGGCAGCAGTGCTGCTGGGCTGACTGCCTCGGTGCTGAGGGATCCAACCACCCGTGGATTCATCATGGAGGGAGGAGCCATGGTCCTGGCAGATGGTGGAGTTGTTTGCATTGATGAGTTTGACAAG ATGAGAGAAGACGACAGAGTGGCGATCCATGAGGCCATGGAGCAGCAGACCATCTCCATCGCTAAG GCGGGCATCACAACCACCCTGAACTCGCGCTGCTCCGTGCTCGCCGCCGCCAACTCCGTGTTTGGCCGCTGGGACGACGCGAAGGGAGAGGACAACATCGACTTCATGCCCACCATCCTGTCTCGTTTCGATATGATTTTCATCATCAAGGACCACCATGACCAGCAGAGAGACATG ACTCTGGCTCGCCACGTCATGAACGTCCACCTGAGCGCTCAGACGCAGACCGAAGGTGTAGAGGGCGAGATTCCTCTGGCCACTTTCAAGAAGTACATCGCCTACGGCAGAAC TAAATGCGGCCCTCGGCTGTCGGCGGCCGCTGCtgagaagctgaaaaacagATATGTGGTGATGAGGAGCGGCGCGAGGGAGCACGAGAGGGAGACGGACAAGCGGCCCTCCATCCCCATCACCATCAG GCAGCTGGAGGCCATCGTCCGTATCGCAGAATCTCTGGCTAAGATGAAGCTGCAGGCTGTGGCTGGAGAAGAGGAGGTGGACGAGGCCCTCAGACTCTTCCAGGTGTCCACGCTGGACGCTGCGCTGTCTGGCAGCCTCTCCG GAGTGGAGGGATTTACCTCTCAGGAAGACCAGGAAATGATCTCCCGCATTGAGAAGCAGCTCAAGAGACGTTTTGCCATCGGCTCCCAGGTGTCCGAGCACAGCATCGTGCAGGACTTCACCAAGCAG AAGTATCCAGAGCACGCCATCTACAAGGTTCTCCACCTGATGTTGAGGAGGGGGGAGCTGCAGCACCGCATGCAGAGGAAGGTCCTCTACAGGGTCAAGTAG
- the LOC124864308 gene encoding 2-amino-3-ketobutyrate coenzyme A ligase, mitochondrial-like — protein sequence MSLSKVVRSLIKPARGLLASSEPNLKRSYAAVAEAKAVLDHELDTIRAAGTWKAERIITSKQGPLINVEGSRESILNFCANNYLGLSSHPEVVQAGIDALKTHGAGLSSVRFICGTQDLHKNLEQKLAEFHEREDCILYASCFDANAGLFEVLLGPDDAVLSDELNHASIIDGIRLCRAKRLRYKHMDLKDLEEKLREAQSSRMRLVVTDGVFSMDGDVAPLRGICDLAEQYGAMVFIDECHATGFLGPRGRGTDELLGVMDRVQIVNSTLGKALGGAAGGYTVGPKPLIDLLRQRSRPYLFSNALPPPVVGCATRAVELLLASNEIAQSMTAKTMRFRNKMTQAGFTISGSSHPICPVMLGDAPLASLMADDMLKHGIYVIGFSYPVVPKGKARIRVQISAAHTDSNIDRCLDAFIQTGRKHGVIS from the exons ATGTCTCTCAGTAAAGTCGTTCGGAGTTTAATTAAACCGGCCCGGGGCCTGCTGGCGTCATCGGAACCGAACCTGAAACGGAGCTACGCGGCTGTCGCTGAGGCCAAAGCTGTCCTGGACCACGAACTGGACACGATCCGAGCCGCGGGGACGTGGAAGGCGGAGAGGATCATTACCTCCAAGCAGGGTCCGCTGATCAACGTGGAAGGCAGCCGTGAGA GTATACTGAATTTCTGCGCCAACAACTACCTCGGCCTGTCCAGTCACCCTGAGGTAGTCCAGGCGGGAATAGATGCCCTGAAGACGCATGGTGCTGGACTGAGCTCTGTCAGATTCATCTGTGGGACGCAG gATCTTCACAAAAATCTGGAGCAGAAGCTGGCAGAGTTTCATGAGAGGGAGGACTGCATCCTCTACGCCAGCTGTTTTGACGCTAACGCCGGGTTGTTTGAG GTCCTGTTGGGCCCAGATGACGCCGTGCTGTCAGATGAGCTCAACCATGCCTCCATCATCGACGGGATTCGCCTGTGCCGGGCAAAGAGGCTGCGCTACAAACACATGGACCTCAAAGACCTGGAGGAGAAGCTCAGAGAGGCTCAG TCTTCTCGAATGCGCCTCGTGGTGACAGATGGAGTCTTCTCCATGGATGGAGACGTTGCTCCCCTGCGAGGAATCTGCGACCTCGCCGAACAGTACGGAGCCATGGTGTTCATAGATGAATGTCACGCCACAGGTTTCCTGGGGCCTCGGGGCAG AGGAACCGATGAGCTCCTGGGAGTGATGGACAGAGTTCAGATTGTGAACTCCACTCTGGGAAAAGCCTTGGGAGGAGCAGCAG GTGGTTACACAGTTGGTCCAAAGCCTCTCATTGACCTGCTCAGGCAGCGCTCGCGGCCTTACCTGTTCTCCAACGCCCTCCCACCTCCTGTGGTGGGTTGTGCGACCCGGGCTGTGGAGCTACTGCTCGCCTCCAATGAGATCGCACAGAGCATGACGGCTAAAACCATGAG GTTCCGGAACAAGATGACGCAGGCTGGCTTCACCATCTCAGGCTCGTCACATCCCATTTGTCCCGTGATGCTCGGCGATGCACCTTTGGCCTCTCTGATGGCCGATGACATGCTGAAGCATG GAATCTATGTGATTGGATTCTCCTACCCAGTCGTGCCAAAGGGCAAAGCCAGAATCCGGGTTCAGATTTCAGCAGCCCACACCGACAGCAACATCGATCGCTGCCTGGACGCTTTCATCCAGACGGGCAGGAAGCACGGAGTCATCTCCTGA